A genomic stretch from Deltaproteobacteria bacterium includes:
- a CDS encoding PA2779 family protein yields the protein MNRKVKTAIVYTLALIFSNAPQVVMAEAAQMIPTSVLVAELSREQAQENISDFLSHSTVQKQLEERGLSKEEVTSRLAALSKTELNLIASQIEEAKAGGDILITILVVVLIIFLIKRI from the coding sequence ATGAATCGAAAAGTGAAAACGGCAATAGTGTATACGTTGGCCTTGATTTTTTCGAATGCACCTCAGGTTGTTATGGCGGAAGCGGCGCAAATGATTCCGACCAGTGTTCTTGTAGCGGAACTTAGCCGTGAACAGGCGCAAGAAAATATCTCAGACTTTCTCAGTCATTCAACGGTTCAAAAGCAGTTGGAGGAGCGCGGTCTTTCAAAAGAGGAAGTGACTTCTCGTCTGGCGGCGCTTTCAAAGACGGAATTAAATTTGATCGCTTCGCAAATTGAAGAGGCAAAAGCCGGCGGCGATATTTTGATTACGATCTTGGTCGTTGTTTTGATTATTTTCCTTATCAAGCGAATCTAA
- a CDS encoding GNAT family N-acetyltransferase has product MNNGGSLLHLNLRELGPDDEPAFLKWVDDWKGEDPAWATFAWAPGMSHAEHLQKLEDQKHKSKIAANRVPSTMLYGFMGDQIVGRFSIRHELNEFLLHRGGHVGYSVSPRFRRQGIATEMFRQGMSFCRSLGITKLLITCNNDNEASWRIIENFGGSLENKISDEGSGEIVRRYWLEVSKAVNEKGTAAKT; this is encoded by the coding sequence TTGAATAACGGAGGAAGTCTTCTTCACCTCAATCTCCGTGAGCTTGGTCCAGACGACGAGCCAGCGTTTCTTAAATGGGTCGATGACTGGAAGGGTGAAGATCCGGCCTGGGCGACTTTTGCTTGGGCCCCAGGAATGTCTCACGCCGAGCATTTGCAGAAGTTAGAAGATCAAAAGCATAAATCTAAGATCGCAGCCAATCGTGTTCCGTCGACGATGCTCTATGGTTTCATGGGTGACCAGATCGTGGGACGATTTAGTATTCGGCACGAACTGAACGAGTTTCTTTTACATCGAGGTGGGCATGTCGGGTATTCCGTGAGTCCGCGTTTTCGGAGGCAGGGCATTGCCACAGAAATGTTTCGTCAAGGGATGAGCTTCTGTCGGTCCTTAGGAATCACCAAGCTACTTATTACCTGCAACAACGATAACGAGGCCTCATGGCGCATCATCGAAAATTTTGGCGGATCGCTTGAGAATAAGATATCAGACGAAGGGTCGGGCGAAATCGTGAGGCGATATTGGCTAGAAGTTTCTAAGGCCGTGAATGAAAAGGGAACGGCAGCTAAGACATGA
- a CDS encoding SRPBCC family protein, translated as MIKKILLGIGLVLTVFVIVAALKPEDYVIQRELTIKAKPELVFRYLVSMKQVDEWMPWKESDPQVKINYSGPEEGLGAVSNWESPGPMGTGMAEVVGVTPNQSVKTKITYTKPMEMVQDSEFILSPMGEETKMTWVVKGKQPFFARLISTLVFMDMDKYVGGMFEKGLGNLKILVERN; from the coding sequence GTGATCAAAAAAATACTATTGGGTATCGGGCTCGTTTTAACAGTATTCGTCATCGTGGCCGCACTAAAACCGGAGGATTATGTGATCCAAAGAGAGCTGACGATCAAGGCAAAGCCGGAATTAGTTTTCCGATATTTAGTCAGTATGAAACAGGTCGATGAGTGGATGCCCTGGAAAGAAAGCGATCCGCAGGTCAAAATTAATTACTCAGGACCCGAAGAGGGTCTCGGAGCAGTTTCCAATTGGGAAAGCCCGGGACCAATGGGAACTGGAATGGCCGAAGTAGTTGGCGTGACGCCAAATCAGTCAGTCAAAACTAAAATTACCTATACAAAGCCGATGGAAATGGTTCAGGACTCAGAATTCATACTCTCGCCTATGGGTGAGGAAACAAAAATGACTTGGGTAGTAAAAGGGAAGCAACCATTTTTCGCCCGATTGATTAGCACATTGGTCTTCATGGACATGGATAAGTATGTGGGCGGAATGTTTGAAAAAGGCCTCGGTAATCTGAAAATTTTGGTGGAAAGAAATTAG
- a CDS encoding carbohydrate porin: protein MTLALALPSSVTVAATFDTTGYMRAGTGWNGSGRRIECVGNSGAPSNEFRLGNECSIYTEIGINGRHDVESKTKGGTGFFDSHVRVSFFPEGRRLYDKVGQTAGGALKAEDIASRGVNLTEAFVDGGRYEDLPYTFWAGKRFYRENDINIFDWYSFGDTSGVGGGVMGIPMPTGELSIAHLIQGSESTPSTGVPIIQMLDARWRKISTGEKGELLLWFGYAWSSLGDDGLGQNYVDGRGGLIGAQWKQGFTDWNNELAVTYGHGLLQGMNLYGPNPMTDEAGNRANRLRITETFQWQLARKWTVLGVLAAEAADSASAARSYSRYGSAGFRLFYQPKDHLRWLVETGHSLISSESDVDAGGDWLGERELTRVTFAAELTPSKSIWGRPVLRAYAAGTFWNDANRTKVPSSLQRDTQTFNFGYQAEVWW, encoded by the coding sequence TTGACGTTGGCATTGGCATTGCCGAGCTCAGTCACGGTTGCGGCGACGTTTGATACAACCGGATATATGCGAGCAGGAACAGGCTGGAATGGGTCGGGTCGCAGAATTGAATGCGTTGGAAATAGCGGTGCGCCATCGAATGAGTTTCGACTTGGAAACGAATGCTCCATTTACACTGAAATCGGCATCAATGGTCGGCATGACGTCGAGTCAAAAACCAAGGGCGGAACGGGTTTTTTTGACTCGCACGTGCGGGTCTCTTTTTTTCCAGAGGGCCGCAGGCTATATGACAAAGTTGGGCAAACAGCCGGCGGCGCACTAAAGGCCGAGGACATTGCCAGTCGCGGCGTAAATTTGACCGAGGCTTTCGTTGATGGCGGACGGTACGAAGACTTGCCTTACACCTTCTGGGCAGGAAAACGATTTTATCGAGAAAATGATATCAACATCTTCGATTGGTATTCGTTTGGTGACACCAGCGGCGTTGGCGGTGGTGTCATGGGAATTCCTATGCCGACTGGCGAGCTTTCTATTGCCCACTTGATTCAAGGAAGTGAATCAACGCCAAGTACTGGCGTTCCGATTATTCAAATGCTCGATGCGCGTTGGCGCAAGATTTCCACCGGGGAAAAAGGCGAGCTTTTGCTGTGGTTCGGATACGCGTGGTCTTCACTTGGCGACGACGGCTTGGGCCAGAATTATGTGGATGGTCGGGGCGGACTGATTGGCGCTCAGTGGAAGCAAGGGTTCACGGACTGGAACAACGAACTTGCGGTTACCTACGGCCATGGACTTCTGCAAGGCATGAATCTTTATGGTCCCAATCCGATGACCGACGAGGCTGGAAACCGCGCAAATCGCTTGCGTATCACTGAAACATTTCAGTGGCAGCTTGCGCGTAAATGGACGGTGCTGGGAGTTCTTGCTGCAGAAGCGGCAGATTCGGCGAGCGCCGCGCGATCCTATTCTCGATATGGGTCTGCAGGTTTTAGATTGTTTTACCAACCCAAGGACCACTTGCGTTGGCTCGTTGAAACTGGTCATTCGCTTATATCGAGCGAGTCCGATGTCGACGCAGGCGGCGATTGGCTTGGGGAAAGGGAACTCACGCGGGTAACCTTCGCAGCGGAGCTCACTCCATCAAAATCGATCTGGGGTCGTCCTGTCCTTCGTGCCTATGCCGCCGGCACGTTTTGGAATGATGCGAACAGGACCAAAGTTCCGAGCTCGCTCCAGCGAGACACACAAACTTTCAACTTTGGCTATCAAGCCGAAGTTTGGTGGTGA
- a CDS encoding GNAT family N-acetyltransferase, with product MTTPFPAFENVWSEMEKRIFKVENQPDFERCFPVVKELRPHLTFDDFVSIYEEAKKANGYQLVAAEVQGEIAAVLGYRVLWDFVRGKYIYIDDLVSTKAKRSEGLGRELLEFAEEVARSTGCTSLRLCAVIENERAIHFYERLGWTKRSFAYTKKLTP from the coding sequence ATGACAACGCCCTTTCCGGCCTTTGAAAACGTTTGGAGCGAAATGGAAAAGCGAATCTTCAAGGTAGAAAATCAGCCTGACTTTGAACGGTGCTTTCCTGTCGTAAAAGAACTTAGGCCGCATCTTACCTTTGACGATTTTGTTTCGATTTACGAGGAAGCGAAAAAGGCCAATGGATATCAGCTTGTCGCAGCCGAAGTCCAAGGTGAAATTGCCGCGGTCCTCGGGTACCGCGTTCTCTGGGACTTTGTACGGGGGAAATACATCTACATTGATGATCTTGTTTCTACGAAGGCCAAAAGATCAGAGGGTTTAGGGCGGGAACTACTTGAGTTCGCCGAAGAGGTAGCTAGGTCAACAGGCTGTACGAGCCTCAGACTTTGCGCAGTTATTGAAAATGAACGCGCCATTCATTTTTACGAGCGGCTGGGCTGGACGAAGCGATCATTTGCCTACACGAAGAAGCTGACTCCATGA
- a CDS encoding VOC family protein — MISIEQIHHVAYRCKDAKQTVEFYKKYLNMDLLVCIAEDKVPSTKEPNPYMHVFLDAGGGNILAFFEITGQKEMSRDLNTPQWVQHIAFRLKNREAVVAAKVELEEKGIEVLGITDHGIIQSIYFFDPNGHRLELTCALGTEKEMQDLKEIAPQMLEEWSQTKRPPRQTAWLHAKELKQ; from the coding sequence ATGATCAGTATCGAGCAAATTCACCACGTCGCTTACCGATGCAAAGATGCAAAGCAGACAGTGGAGTTCTATAAAAAGTATTTGAATATGGACCTCCTGGTTTGCATCGCAGAGGACAAAGTCCCGTCCACCAAAGAGCCCAATCCCTATATGCATGTCTTTTTGGACGCGGGCGGTGGAAATATTTTGGCCTTCTTTGAAATCACCGGCCAAAAGGAAATGAGTCGCGACTTGAATACACCTCAGTGGGTGCAGCACATTGCATTTCGTTTGAAGAACAGAGAGGCGGTAGTCGCGGCAAAAGTCGAGTTGGAAGAGAAGGGAATCGAAGTTTTAGGAATCACGGACCACGGAATTATCCAGTCCATATACTTTTTTGATCCCAATGGGCATCGACTCGAGTTGACGTGCGCGCTTGGTACTGAAAAAGAAATGCAAGATTTGAAAGAAATCGCTCCACAAATGCTCGAAGAGTGGAGCCAAACCAAGCGTCCCCCGCGCCAAACTGCGTGGCTGCACGCGAAAGAGCTTAAGCAGTAG
- a CDS encoding HD domain-containing protein: protein MTLSPWESRFESKISEVASTEDPAHDLLHFKRVAALAKRLCELENANPEIVIPAAWLHDFVIVPKNSPLRSQASRLSAEKAVEFLKTINYPEQYLTQISHAIEGHSFSANVEVKTIEAKIVQDADRLDGLGAIGIARCFATAGIMKRAFYSANDPFCETRPPDDSRYTVDHFFKKLFQTADTMQTKAGQHEAIKRVAVMKEYLKSLKSEIVR from the coding sequence ATGACGCTTAGCCCCTGGGAATCACGTTTTGAATCGAAAATTTCGGAGGTCGCATCGACCGAAGATCCTGCTCACGATCTTCTTCACTTTAAACGGGTCGCGGCCCTCGCGAAGCGGCTTTGTGAACTTGAAAATGCGAATCCAGAAATAGTGATTCCGGCAGCCTGGTTACATGACTTCGTCATTGTTCCCAAAAACAGTCCTCTTCGCAGCCAAGCGTCTCGTTTATCAGCAGAAAAAGCTGTGGAATTTCTTAAGACAATTAATTACCCCGAACAGTATCTCACTCAGATTTCTCACGCCATCGAAGGGCATAGCTTCAGCGCTAATGTGGAGGTCAAAACGATAGAGGCGAAGATCGTGCAAGATGCGGATCGCCTGGACGGACTGGGTGCGATCGGCATTGCCCGGTGTTTTGCAACGGCAGGTATTATGAAACGTGCGTTCTATAGCGCTAACGATCCTTTCTGTGAGACGCGACCGCCAGACGATTCGCGGTACACGGTTGACCATTTTTTTAAAAAACTTTTTCAGACAGCTGACACTATGCAGACGAAAGCGGGCCAGCACGAAGCCATCAAACGTGTCGCTGTGATGAAAGAATATTTAAAATCATTAAAATCTGAAATCGTTCGCTGA
- the hppD gene encoding 4-hydroxyphenylpyruvate dioxygenase has product MPLNANPLNNPLKMNGIDFVEFSSAEPEKLHRLFLDFGFSKVAKHTDKNIDLYRQAGITFLLNYEKSSWGDKFQKTHGPSISAMGWRFEDSRTAHRLAVSRGAEGVERGDYSEEGVGSIPAVKGIGDSLIYFVEPDENGEFSYQRYGFKNLQDPILVPEKGFLLIDHLTNNVLNGTMQTWADFYKNVFGFTEVRYFDIKGKKTGLTSFALRSPCGLFCIPINEANEAKSQINEYLEEYNGPGVQHLAFLTKDILFSMRRLEGTSIKMLDIGEDYYDRAFERVRNVREDKEEIRKFNVLVDGDESGYLLQIFTKNLVGPIFIELIQRENHLSFGEGNFQALFESIERDQIKSGRL; this is encoded by the coding sequence ATGCCATTGAACGCGAATCCATTGAATAATCCGCTAAAGATGAATGGGATCGACTTCGTTGAATTCAGCTCCGCGGAGCCTGAAAAGCTGCACCGCCTCTTTCTGGACTTTGGCTTTTCTAAAGTCGCCAAGCATACAGACAAGAATATTGATCTTTATCGTCAGGCCGGGATCACGTTTTTGCTGAACTACGAAAAGTCGTCTTGGGGTGACAAGTTTCAAAAAACACATGGCCCGTCGATCTCGGCGATGGGTTGGAGATTTGAAGATTCCCGAACCGCACATCGTCTAGCTGTTTCGCGCGGAGCGGAAGGTGTCGAGAGAGGCGATTATAGCGAAGAGGGTGTGGGTTCTATTCCCGCTGTCAAAGGCATCGGCGATAGCCTGATTTACTTTGTCGAACCCGACGAAAATGGTGAATTCTCGTACCAGAGATACGGATTCAAGAATCTGCAAGATCCAATTCTTGTTCCTGAAAAGGGTTTTTTGCTGATCGATCACCTCACCAACAATGTCTTGAACGGCACCATGCAGACTTGGGCCGACTTCTATAAAAATGTGTTCGGTTTTACAGAGGTCCGGTATTTTGACATCAAGGGAAAAAAGACGGGTCTGACATCTTTTGCTTTGAGATCTCCATGCGGACTGTTTTGCATTCCTATCAATGAGGCCAATGAAGCGAAGTCGCAGATCAATGAATACCTTGAAGAATACAATGGGCCCGGAGTGCAACACTTGGCCTTTTTGACAAAAGACATTCTATTTTCGATGCGTCGGCTTGAGGGGACGTCAATTAAGATGCTTGATATCGGCGAAGACTATTACGACCGCGCGTTCGAGAGGGTTCGGAACGTTAGGGAAGACAAAGAGGAAATCAGGAAATTCAATGTCTTGGTTGATGGCGATGAAAGCGGCTACCTTTTGCAGATCTTCACAAAAAACTTAGTCGGGCCAATTTTCATTGAGCTTATCCAGCGAGAAAATCATCTTTCATTTGGTGAAGGAAATTTTCAGGCGTTATTTGAATCGATTGAACGCGATCAAATTAAAAGCGGGCGGCTCTAG
- a CDS encoding SDR family oxidoreductase, with the protein MAKIFITGASSGFGRLITQTLLKDKHQVVASMRNIETKNSKAASELKALGAHTVEMDVTNDDSVNKGMSKGIELLGGVDVVVNNAGIGVIGLQETFTADDCKKVFDVNVFGVQRVNRAALPHMREKRSGLLIHISSLLGRVVVPFYGPYNASKFALEALADNYRIELSSFGIESVLVEPGGYGTTFVDNLVRPSDANRIKTYGEMGHAPEAFLKNFEKNFEGPNAPNPQWVADAVLNLIKAPRGSRPFRTTVDRLGMGAAVEPYNKAADDLQKGMYAAFGMSDVLQLKM; encoded by the coding sequence ATGGCGAAAATATTTATTACGGGAGCGAGTTCTGGTTTTGGACGATTGATTACGCAAACTCTGCTGAAAGACAAACATCAGGTTGTCGCAAGTATGCGCAACATTGAGACCAAAAACAGCAAGGCCGCCTCGGAGCTAAAAGCACTCGGTGCGCATACTGTCGAAATGGATGTAACCAATGACGACAGTGTGAATAAAGGTATGAGCAAAGGGATCGAACTTCTGGGAGGGGTTGATGTCGTGGTCAACAACGCCGGCATTGGCGTCATCGGCCTTCAGGAAACTTTCACTGCAGATGATTGCAAAAAAGTCTTCGACGTGAACGTTTTTGGAGTTCAGCGCGTGAATCGCGCGGCCCTCCCACACATGCGAGAAAAAAGAAGTGGATTGTTGATTCACATTTCTAGTTTGTTGGGCCGCGTGGTCGTGCCATTTTACGGACCTTACAATGCATCTAAGTTCGCGCTTGAAGCATTGGCAGACAATTACCGAATCGAACTGTCGTCATTTGGAATTGAATCCGTGCTTGTCGAGCCCGGCGGTTACGGTACGACATTCGTTGATAATTTGGTGCGCCCTTCCGATGCAAACCGAATCAAGACTTACGGTGAAATGGGTCACGCTCCAGAAGCGTTTCTTAAGAATTTTGAGAAAAATTTCGAGGGACCAAATGCTCCAAACCCACAATGGGTAGCCGACGCCGTTTTGAATCTGATCAAGGCACCGCGCGGCTCACGGCCGTTCAGAACAACGGTGGATCGCCTGGGTATGGGCGCTGCAGTTGAACCTTACAACAAAGCTGCAGACGATCTTCAAAAAGGTATGTATGCCGCCTTTGGCATGTCAGACGTTCTTCAGCTTAAAATGTAA
- a CDS encoding PA2778 family cysteine peptidase: MAGRRLVALVTVAVGLVGCASSTVQVDALLEATNSSRLNASRSIEIPNVPFINQEAGHCGPATLTMSMQAVGANTDLKTITSQVFTPGMKGSLQADMIGATRRNGLLALPIENLENLLREIAAGNPVIVFENLALSWLPQWHYALVYGYDLDQEVIVMHSGQEKAKRWDLRKFERSWKLADYWGLVVLPPDRLSATADELAHLTAASMVEKQGLIENSFKAYTAILKRWPQSLGALVGSGNYHFSKGDFPAATRSLSLAIKYHPQSATAWHNLAVAQQKANQIAQAKRSALEAVRLATDSLKPQYRASLKELL; this comes from the coding sequence ATGGCTGGCCGGCGGTTGGTTGCCCTGGTGACCGTTGCCGTTGGTCTGGTTGGTTGTGCGAGTTCCACGGTCCAAGTGGACGCGCTTCTGGAAGCAACGAACTCTTCCCGTTTGAATGCATCGAGATCAATCGAAATTCCCAACGTCCCGTTTATCAATCAGGAAGCAGGTCATTGCGGCCCGGCCACTTTGACAATGTCGATGCAGGCGGTCGGTGCCAACACTGACTTAAAGACAATTACATCTCAGGTTTTTACGCCAGGCATGAAGGGCAGTCTTCAGGCAGACATGATTGGCGCAACAAGACGCAATGGGTTGCTGGCGCTACCAATTGAAAATCTGGAAAATCTTTTGCGGGAAATAGCGGCCGGGAACCCGGTAATTGTTTTTGAAAACCTGGCGCTTTCTTGGTTGCCACAGTGGCATTACGCCCTCGTTTACGGTTACGACCTTGATCAGGAAGTGATCGTCATGCATTCAGGTCAGGAAAAAGCAAAACGCTGGGACCTCCGCAAGTTTGAACGTTCCTGGAAGCTAGCTGATTACTGGGGTCTGGTCGTTCTTCCTCCTGATCGCCTGTCGGCGACGGCGGACGAATTGGCGCACCTAACTGCGGCCTCAATGGTCGAAAAGCAGGGTCTCATTGAAAACTCATTTAAAGCCTACACCGCTATTCTGAAAAGATGGCCTCAGAGTTTGGGGGCCCTGGTTGGCTCTGGAAACTATCACTTTTCAAAGGGTGATTTTCCGGCTGCGACAAGAAGTCTTTCCTTGGCCATTAAGTATCACCCACAGTCGGCGACTGCGTGGCACAATCTTGCGGTGGCTCAGCAAAAAGCAAATCAGATCGCGCAAGCAAAGCGCAGTGCACTTGAGGCAGTTCGCCTTGCCACAGATTCGCTGAAGCCTCAATACCGTGCTTCGCTCAAGGAATTGCTTTAG
- a CDS encoding CIA30 family protein, whose amino-acid sequence MIVDFFLPCAAFFEIITDKTERGGASELKLDDGQDGLRFTGHVGAIQGESGPVGFALARIPFVIEPGILGGSLVIRAVESVTISVVLGVLDVRNPNPQAGNLTYSTSFVLNEGINDIRFVWNQMEAKIRGRLIPVAPALQPEWANSFAIQIARSQQTGPLVRAQDQVPFDFTVMKLGG is encoded by the coding sequence TTGATAGTCGATTTTTTTCTGCCGTGCGCCGCCTTTTTCGAAATTATCACAGACAAAACAGAACGCGGAGGCGCATCAGAATTGAAGTTGGATGATGGCCAAGACGGACTTCGCTTTACAGGCCATGTCGGTGCCATACAGGGCGAGTCGGGCCCAGTGGGCTTTGCTCTTGCGCGAATACCTTTTGTTATCGAGCCGGGGATTTTGGGAGGCTCGCTTGTAATTCGGGCCGTTGAATCAGTAACGATTTCAGTCGTCCTTGGAGTCTTAGATGTTAGGAATCCTAATCCTCAAGCGGGAAATCTGACGTACAGTACGAGTTTTGTTTTGAACGAAGGAATAAATGATATCCGATTTGTGTGGAATCAGATGGAGGCCAAGATTAGAGGTCGTCTGATTCCAGTCGCTCCTGCGCTTCAACCGGAGTGGGCAAATAGTTTCGCAATCCAAATAGCTCGAAGTCAGCAAACGGGACCATTGGTCCGAGCCCAAGATCAAGTTCCATTCGATTTCACGGTAATGAAACTAGGCGGCTAA
- a CDS encoding tetratricopeptide repeat protein, which yields MNSGRDLLLNSNFLKNRIAELGIKQWWLAEQVGVDRKTVIRWTQGQVRSIQAENASALAQVLSCDIKDLTLSNEADQLATIDDQKSAAQLLAGSSLIDKLGPIGEWNVIEGLLRATIVPDLPSGVLAELYNQLTIASWRQSKIDQAEIYNRKAEDLAVRSNDKAVLAGALLSKANLLSWRGKTSKAIATYRECLSLEPYISPRTVGSIYSNLGAVLFESGQHAEGELYLRKALDCFALFGKPMNLSIAWCHLAMLYLETGPLEEAHAACLNSISFAEADSYLRGIAMGKLVSAEIFARRGKTEEAKKTMNDGLADFVKLGIEEGLNYEFAGRISLLLGQRVEAEAFLRKGISISAEFPLSRAALFFELAKLLSSRDFASEAFRLYSECDANQRSESVKYFIKSMA from the coding sequence TTGAATTCGGGACGTGACCTTCTACTCAACAGCAATTTTTTAAAGAACCGAATTGCTGAACTCGGAATCAAGCAGTGGTGGTTGGCCGAGCAAGTGGGAGTCGATCGAAAAACCGTCATTCGTTGGACACAAGGACAAGTGAGATCGATTCAAGCAGAGAACGCCAGCGCTCTGGCGCAAGTTCTTAGCTGTGACATTAAGGATCTTACGCTTTCGAACGAGGCCGATCAGCTTGCCACTATTGACGACCAGAAAAGTGCCGCACAGCTTCTCGCCGGCAGCTCGTTGATCGACAAACTTGGACCTATCGGAGAATGGAATGTCATCGAGGGATTGCTGAGGGCGACGATCGTTCCTGATCTGCCGAGCGGTGTTTTAGCTGAGCTTTACAATCAGCTCACGATTGCAAGCTGGCGCCAAAGTAAGATTGATCAAGCCGAGATCTACAATCGCAAAGCGGAAGATTTGGCAGTCCGGTCCAACGATAAAGCGGTTCTTGCTGGAGCTCTCTTGAGCAAAGCCAATCTATTATCCTGGCGAGGAAAAACCTCAAAGGCGATCGCCACGTATCGCGAATGCTTAAGCCTCGAACCCTATATCAGCCCCAGGACAGTAGGCTCCATCTATTCAAATCTCGGCGCAGTTCTTTTTGAATCCGGCCAACACGCCGAAGGCGAATTGTATCTAAGAAAGGCTCTCGACTGTTTTGCGCTCTTCGGTAAGCCCATGAATTTGAGTATCGCGTGGTGCCACCTCGCGATGCTTTATCTCGAAACAGGCCCTCTCGAGGAAGCACACGCCGCCTGTCTGAATTCGATTTCCTTTGCTGAAGCCGATAGCTACTTGCGCGGAATCGCGATGGGAAAACTTGTATCGGCTGAAATATTCGCGCGGCGTGGGAAGACCGAGGAAGCGAAGAAAACCATGAACGACGGCCTAGCGGATTTTGTGAAGCTCGGAATCGAGGAAGGGCTTAACTATGAGTTTGCCGGCCGCATTTCGCTGCTTCTCGGTCAACGGGTAGAGGCGGAAGCCTTTTTGAGGAAAGGAATTTCCATTTCCGCCGAATTCCCCCTTTCGCGCGCAGCCCTTTTCTTTGAACTGGCGAAGCTTCTGTCGTCGCGCGATTTTGCCAGCGAAGCATTTAGGCTCTATTCCGAATGCGATGCCAACCAACGTTCCGAGTCCGTAAAGTACTTCATAAAATCAATGGCTTAG
- a CDS encoding YaiI/YqxD family protein has protein sequence MSKIFIDADGCPVKDEVYKVAERYSLPVVLVANKALKFPNGGLISIQVVSGDFDAADDWIVENSKAGDIVVTNDILLADRCVKKSVRVLGSKGEEFTEDNVGSAVAQRELMQNLRHMGEMRGGPSPMDGKSRSRFLNTLDRIIQSLKRSGLC, from the coding sequence ATGTCGAAAATATTTATTGATGCCGACGGGTGTCCGGTAAAAGACGAAGTCTACAAAGTTGCCGAACGGTACAGTCTGCCTGTCGTGCTTGTCGCCAACAAGGCTCTTAAATTTCCGAATGGCGGCTTGATCAGCATACAAGTTGTCAGTGGCGACTTCGATGCGGCCGATGATTGGATCGTAGAAAACTCGAAGGCGGGCGATATCGTGGTGACCAATGATATTCTCTTGGCAGACCGCTGCGTAAAAAAATCGGTACGTGTTCTTGGGTCTAAAGGCGAAGAGTTTACCGAAGACAATGTCGGATCAGCCGTTGCTCAACGAGAGCTGATGCAAAATCTTCGTCACATGGGAGAGATGCGTGGCGGGCCGTCTCCGATGGACGGAAAATCACGGTCAAGATTTCTTAACACACTCGACCGAATCATTCAGTCGCTCAAGAGATCAGGTCTGTGTTGA
- a CDS encoding LysR family transcriptional regulator gives MNITFDQALAFDAVASLGTVQKAAKSLHKGHSAILYSINSLETQTGVKLFDRSGYRNRITVEGEIVLKYCRTLIQTRNELELVCKNLKQDWEPSIKLIYDGVVDFEVIGDALFRLSESHVPTEINVLAAYLHEVENSFEEEKADMMVTVVPIKNVTVASIALKPIRMLLVAHRTHPLSAKQSKRVTAKELKNHTFIQIRTDSNALGLSTGFLEHDSSFQVNDFASKKQAIMKSLGYGWLPEYMIETELQQRRLNVLRTENHIESEHVLKPRLYHRKEEALGKTAVQLLKYFKS, from the coding sequence ATGAATATCACTTTTGATCAAGCCCTCGCCTTCGACGCTGTTGCCTCGCTTGGCACGGTACAAAAGGCAGCGAAGTCCCTGCACAAAGGGCATTCCGCAATTCTGTATTCAATCAACTCGCTCGAGACACAAACTGGAGTGAAGTTGTTTGACCGATCAGGATATCGAAATCGAATAACTGTCGAAGGTGAGATTGTTCTGAAGTACTGTCGCACTCTTATTCAAACTCGCAATGAGTTAGAACTTGTCTGCAAGAACCTGAAGCAAGATTGGGAGCCGAGCATCAAGCTCATCTACGATGGGGTTGTCGATTTCGAAGTCATCGGCGATGCGCTTTTTCGACTTAGCGAATCCCATGTGCCGACCGAGATCAACGTTCTAGCCGCTTACCTTCACGAAGTCGAAAACAGCTTTGAAGAGGAAAAGGCAGATATGATGGTGACCGTGGTGCCAATAAAAAACGTCACCGTCGCCTCAATTGCTCTCAAGCCAATTCGAATGCTTTTGGTCGCGCACCGCACCCATCCGCTTTCCGCCAAACAATCAAAGCGAGTGACCGCAAAAGAATTGAAAAATCACACCTTCATACAAATTCGCACAGACAGTAACGCCCTTGGGCTGAGCACAGGGTTTTTAGAACATGATTCGTCCTTTCAAGTGAATGATTTCGCTTCCAAAAAGCAGGCGATCATGAAGAGCTTAGGATATGGTTGGCTACCGGAATATATGATTGAAACTGAACTTCAGCAACGACGCTTAAACGTCCTACGAACTGAAAATCATATTGAAAGCGAGCATGTTTTGAAGCCAAGACTTTATCATCGAAAAGAAGAAGCCCTCGGAAAAACCGCTGTCCAACTGCTGAAGTACTTTAAAAGCTAG